The Thermodesulfobacteriota bacterium genome segment CCTCCGGTGGATCGAAACGCAGGAGGTACCGCAGGAAATACCGGTACGGGCAGCGGGCGAGCTCCTCGAGGGCGGAGGCGCTGTGCGTCTCCGGCGGAGCGACGGGGACGGCGGGGCCCGGATAGACGTACTCCCCACGGGACCGCGCGGCCCACGCCTCCAGAACGCCCAGGATGCGGCTCCACCGGACCCCAGTGGCGGGAGCGATCCCGCCGGCGAGCCACGCTGCCAGCGCCTTCTCCCGCGCGCTCCGCGGGCCATCCCCCGCCAGGGCGGCGGAAGGGGAACGGGGAAGCCGCTCCACGTCGGCGCCTTCGACCCGCTCCCACTCCTCCGAGAAGACGGAAGGGCCGGCGAACCGGGACATCAGGTGGAGGAGGTACCGGGAGGGGCGGCCGGCGGCGCCGGAGGAGTCCGCCCGGCGCACGGAATACGCGATCCCCTTCCGCACGGACGCGGCGGGCAGGGCGAAGAGCAGCTTCTCCTCGGCGGCGTTGCGCCGCCGCAGCGACAGGGCGTCCGGCAGCCCCGCCTGCGCGGTCAGGCGGTTCAACTCCGCCCGTTCCGCGTCCGGCAGCAGCGGATCCTCCTCGAGCTGCGCGGGAAAGGAGCCCTCGTCGATCGACAGCATCAGCGCCCGGTCGGCGGTGACTCCCCGCATCGCGAAGGAATCGCCGAACACGACCGCCCCCGGGATCCGCATTCCTCCCCGCTCCCCCGTGAAGAGGCGCCGGTCTGCGAAGAGTCCGGCGATCCATCCCAGCGCGAGGCGCGTCCCCGGCCAGGGGAGCAGCGCGTCCGGGATTCCCTCCAGGTCGGCGAGCATGCCGAACAGCTCCTCCACCGCGCGCCGGTCACGCTCGCTCTCCGGGCCGTCGTCGAAGAGCACGCGGAACTCCCTCGCGAGAATTTCCCGCAGCGCACGCGCCAAGGAAGCGTATCCCGTCGCTTCCGACAGGGGGGAAAGGGAGCGCCGGAGCGCCCGCACCTCCGCCGCAAGCAGCTCGACCTGGGCGGCGCGCCCCTCCGCATCTTCCTCTTCATCCCGGCGGCGGCCGCGGGGACGACGCGACAGGCGGGTCTCCCAGTCGTTCCCGGAAAAGACCTGCCGCTCCCGGGAAAGGATGTCCCAAAGATCGGGGCGCGGCGGCACCGGCCCGTCCTCCGCGGCCATGCGCCGATACGGCGAGGCCAGGACGTCGATCACCTTGCGCCGCGGGTAGTCGTCCCGCGCCGCCTCGATCATCCGAAGCAGCAGCCGCACCGGCGGAACGGACGACAGCGGGACGTCGATCCGGCCCGCCGTGACGATCCCGTACTCCCGCGCGATCCGCTCCCAGTCCGCCATCGCTTCCGGAGTCGTTTTCCGGGCGACGAGGAACGCCGTGTCGCCCGGCGCCTCGTCGAGCCACCGCCGGACGCGCCGCGCCGCGAGGCGCATCTCCCCTTCCCCGTGGGGAGCGGACAGGACGGGGAACGGCACGGGGACGGGCGATGCGGGCGGGAGGGACGAGAAGATCCGCTCCCGGACGGCGGCCACCGGCGGCTCCGGGGCGTCCTCGAGGAAATCGACGTTTCCCTCGAACGCGGTCCGGAGACG includes the following:
- a CDS encoding PD-(D/E)XK nuclease family protein, with product MDSARPPLSRLFAGPYSALERVLLSRLADPAWGGPGWERVLLVPSNDLREHLMKRLASVREGAAAGASAMTLYDFALRLLAHRGMFPRELPPARMSAAVTAGALEAYASGEGDFARIAGTPGFPAALAGTLGDLEEGWIGDAELASASRAARERGDTRAAERWAEWRRLSAAVARKVRAMGGETRRKIFQEAVAGFEQPGYPFRVILYGFYDFTRLQWTLVDRLLSSGLLDEVYFPGLFGADGALSPSFLFAARSWDRLRTAFEGNVDFLEDAPEPPVAAVRERIFSSLPPASPVPVPFPVLSAPHGEGEMRLAARRVRRWLDEAPGDTAFLVARKTTPEAMADWERIAREYGIVTAGRIDVPLSSVPPVRLLLRMIEAARDDYPRRKVIDVLASPYRRMAAEDGPVPPRPDLWDILSRERQVFSGNDWETRLSRRPRGRRRDEEEDAEGRAAQVELLAAEVRALRRSLSPLSEATGYASLARALREILAREFRVLFDDGPESERDRRAVEELFGMLADLEGIPDALLPWPGTRLALGWIAGLFADRRLFTGERGGMRIPGAVVFGDSFAMRGVTADRALMLSIDEGSFPAQLEEDPLLPDAERAELNRLTAQAGLPDALSLRRRNAAEEKLLFALPAASVRKGIAYSVRRADSSGAAGRPSRYLLHLMSRFAGPSVFSEEWERVEGADVERLPRSPSAALAGDGPRSAREKALAAWLAGGIAPATGVRWSRILGVLEAWAARSRGEYVYPGPAVPVAPPETHSASALEELARCPYRYFLRYLLRFDPPEEPEEAASLTWAEMGEIAHDALRILGKDAAEGKGWGDGAAAARKAAARFSRENPAGLPGLFRIQCLGIAADVERLAERERLAAGERPGWRVETVEKSFTVPPSALPGFRGRVDRLDRGPAGEARVVDYKYSDPKRAEVNLEWLLHGLSHQLPVYLAWARSLDPAPPSVSAVLYFLRGGLAAAEAPPWEAFGERWAAALADWLSLARAGVFPPLPHHRYTYAQRPAPRYCEACPFKDHCRVSPEYDGSETGTDALAAAISRDPALSVLADHRPEKG